In the genome of Eschrichtius robustus isolate mEscRob2 chromosome 12, mEscRob2.pri, whole genome shotgun sequence, one region contains:
- the EXOSC7 gene encoding exosome complex component RRP42, producing the protein MAFVALSEAEKVYIVHGVQEDLRMDGRGCEDYRCVEVETDVVSNTSGSARVKLGHTDILVGVKAEMGTPKLEKPNEGYLEFFVDCSANAAPEFEGRGGDDLGTEIANTLYRIFNNKSSVDLKSLCINPREHCWILYVDVLLLECGGNLFDAISIAVKAALFNTRIPRVRVLEDEEGLKDIELSDDPYDCIQLSVENVPCIVTLCKIGYRHVVDATLQEEACSLASLLVSVTSKGVVTCMRKAGKGSLDPESIFEMMETSKRVGKVLHTSLQSVLHKEESLGPKRQKVGFLG; encoded by the exons ATGGCGTTTGTGGCGCTGAGTGAGGCGGAGAAGGTGTACATTGTGCATGGCGTTCAG GAAGACCTCCGCATGGATGGCCGTGGCTGTGAAGACTACCGATGTGTTGAAGTGGAAACTGACGTGGTGTCCAACACCAGTGGGTCTGCCAGAGTCAAGCTG GGTCACACAGACATTTTGGTGGGAGTGAAAGCAGAAATGGGGACGCCGAAGCTGGAGAAGCCAAATGAAGGTTACCTGGAGTTCTTTGTTGACTG TTCAGCCAACGCTGCCCCTGAATTTGAAGGTCGGGGAGGTGATGACCTTGGCACAGAGATTGCTAACACCCTCTACCGGATATTTAACAACAAGAGCAGCGTCGACCTGAAGTCCCTGTGCATTAATCCTCGGGAGCACTGCTGGATTCTCTACGTGGATGTGCTA CTGCTGGAATGTGGTGGAAATTTGTTTGATGCCATCTCCATTGCTGTAAAGGCTGCGCTCTTCAATACAAG GATACCAAGAGTTCGTGTTCTGGAAGATGAAGAGGGCTTGAAGGACATTGAACTGTCCGACGACCCCTATGACTGCATCCAGCTAAGTGTGGAGAACGTCCCCTGTATCGTCACCCTGTGCAAA ATCGGCTATCGGCACGTGGTGGATGCTACTCTTCAGGAGGAGGCCTGCTCCTTGGCCAGCTTGCTGGTGTCCGTGACCAGCAAGGGAGTCGTGACATGCATGAGGAAAGCGGGAAAGGGCAGCCTGGACCCAGAGAGCATCTTCGAGATGATGGAG ACCAGCAAGCGCGTGGGCAAGGTGCTGCACACCTCCCTGCAGAGCGTTCTACACAAGGAGGAAAGCCTGGGGCCCAAGAGACAGAAAGTTGGATTCCTGGGATGA